In Silene latifolia isolate original U9 population chromosome X, ASM4854445v1, whole genome shotgun sequence, the following proteins share a genomic window:
- the LOC141623835 gene encoding proline-rich receptor-like protein kinase PERK8, producing the protein MAAISPSPDSPPSGMQTTPPLPSAISPLPATTTPTLPSTPPAPTPPVSSNPSPPDAPPPSISGTPPVTSLPVELSPPPAPTSPPPTITVSPPPPYPNPPVTAPPSPPLPIVSPPPPPPPPSPRPNPPVISPPIPSPPVGTPPSPALPPPPKNSQSPPTFTPPTPPLSHPPTIPPPPPKLSPNPPIASSPPPPPAASSKPPETSLTPPVKSPSPPTAEPPRGLLFRPPPLPPKDSSPSSSGVPPPSDPVSVPPPFVVPGTPAPIVQVPPASSLLPPITSKTLPFSPSLPGNKSGFGSETADNAPSKGGIGSTGSVAIGVIAGALTLGLIGLVAFWIFKRKKSSSGACNGHITPASMGSSPRSDTKLLVNADHATSYFGVGSGTDTPTDPGGFGHSRSWFTFQELSEATCGFSDENLLGEGGFGRVYKGHLVDGRVVAVKQLKIGGGQGEREFKSEVEIISRIHHRHLVSLVGYCIWESKRLLVYDYVPNNTLYFHLHGEGKPVMDWATRVKIAVGAARGITYLHEDCHPRIIHRDIKSSNILIDDNYEAQVSDFGLAKLAMDAETHVSTRVMGTFGYMAPEYATTGKLTEKSDVYSFGVVLLELITGRKPVDSSQPLGEESLVEWARPLLTHSLDTGVFEELVDPRLNKNYIESEMFRMTEAAAACVRHSSSKRPRMGQVVRALGESDSGDLSNGLKVGESQLYTSAQQSADMRWFRRMAFGSQDSSSGAFSQPTQNTGFSAHTRQDMYFSAQPVQGSTSRQHGQNTENLSFSEQRGINVNFVDERGPDVHHSEL; encoded by the exons AAACCACACCTCCATTACCTTCTGCAATCTCACCACTGCCTGCAACGACGACGCCAACACTGCCTTCAACTCCCCCTGCTCCAACTCCACCCGTGTCTTCTAACCCTTCGCCTCCTGATGCTCCACCTCCCAGCATTTCAGGAACCCCTCCTGTTACATCACTTCCAGTAGAGTTGAGCCCCCCGCCTGCACCAACTTCACCACCTCCAACCATTACTGTTTCCCCGCCTCCCCCATACCCAAATCCACCCGTTACTGCACCGCCATCACCACCTTTACCTATTGTGTCCCCACCCCCACCCCCACCCCCACCTTCGCCACGCCCAAACCCACCAGTAATTTCACCTCCAATACCAAGCCCTCCTGTTGGCACACCTCCATCACCTGCATTACCTCCCCCACCTAAGAATTCTCAATCACCACCAACATTTACTCCTCCTACACCTCCATTGTCTCACCCACCTACTATTCCGCCACCTCCCCCTAAATTGTCGCCAAACCCTCCTATAGCttcctcaccaccaccaccaccagcagCGTCATCTAAGCCACCTGAAACTTCACTGACTCCACCTGTAAAATCACCTTCACCACCAACAGCAGAACCACCTCGTGGCCTGCTTTTTCGACCACCTCCATTGCCACCAAAGGATTCATCTCCATCCTCTAGTGGAGTGCCCCCTCCATCTGATCCTGTTTCAGTGCCTCCGCCTTTTGTAGTACCAGGAACACCAGCACCTATTGTCCAAGTTCCTCCAGCCTCTTCACTTTTACCTCCCATTACTTCAAAAACTCTCCCATTTTCTCCTAGTTTACCTGGTAATAAATCCGGCTTTGGTTCCGAAACTGCAGATAATGCTCCAAGTAAAGGTGGAATTGGTTCCACTGGATCTGTGGCTATTGGTGTAATTGCCGGGGCATTAACATTGGGCCTCATTGGTTTGGTAGCATTTTGGATATTTAAACGTAAGAAAAGCTCTTCTGGAGCTTGTAATGGCCACATCACTCCCGCATCTATGGGATCGTCTCCACGATCAG ATACAAAATTATTAGTGAATGCAGATCACGCAACCTCATATTTTGGAGTGGGTTCTGGTACTGATACCCCTACGGATCCAGGTGGATTTGGTCATTCAAGGTCATGGTTCACATTTCAGGAGTTGTCAGAGGCGACTTGCGGATTTTCTGATGAGAATTTATTAGGGGAAGGTGGATTTGGTCGTGTATATAAAGGCCATCTGGTGGATGGCCGAGTAGTTGCTGTAAAACAGCTCAAAATTGGGGGTGGGCAGGGGGAGCGGGAATTTAAATCTGAAGTTGAAATAATTAGCCGTATCCACCATCGCCATTTGGTTTCTCTTGTTGGGTACTGCATTTGGGAAAGTAAAAGGCTACTTGTGTACGATTATGTCCCCAACAACACGCTTTATTTCCATCTTCATG GAGAAGGTAAGCCAGTTATGGACTGGGCTACTCGTGTTAAGATTGCAGTCGGTGCTGCTAGGGGTATCACGTATCTACATGAAGATT GTCATCCCCGAATTATTCACAGGGATATTAAATCGTCAAATATTCTTATAGATGACAACTACGAAGCTCAG GTTTCAGATTTTGGGCTGGCCAAATTGGCGATGGACGCAGAAACACATGTTAGCACTCGTGTCATGGGAACATTTGG ATACATGGCTCCTGAGTATGCTACAACTGGTAAACTGACTGAGAAATCAGATGTATACTCGTTTGGAGTTGTCCTTCTAGAACTTATAACAGGGCGTAAGCCTGTGGATTCATCTCAACCCCTGGGAGAGGAAAGTCTAGTTGAATGG GCACGTCCTTTGCTTACTCATTCACTTGATACGGGAGTGTTTGAGGAGCTTGTTGATCCTCGTCTTAATAAAAACTACATCGAGAGTGAGATGTTCCGCATGACTGAGGCAGCTGCAGCTTGTGTGAGACATTCCTCTTCAAAGAGACCCAGAATGGGACAG GTTGTGCGAGCATTAGGCGAGTCTGACTCTGGAGATTTATCAAATGGATTGAAGGTGGGTGAAAGTCAGCTCTATACCTCTGCTCAACAATCTGCTGACATGAGATGGTTTAGGAGAATGGCGTTTGGTAGTCAGGACAGCAGTTCTGGTGCCTTCAGTCAACCAACTCAGAATACCGGGTTTTCAGCCCATACTAGGCAGGATATGTATTTCTCAGCCCAGCCTGTGCAAGGCAGTACTTCAAGGCAGCATGGGCAAAACACTGAAAATCTGAGTTTTTCAGAACAGCGTGGGATTAATGTCAATTTTGTGGACGAACGTGGACCAGATGTACATCATTCAGAGTTATGA